CTAAAACAGATATTCACATTTTCCCATGGGAGTATCACCGTGTATTTGAATTGAGGTAGAATATTAAGCATTTGTTGACTGTAAACTGTTAAATTACCATCATGTCAATTTACAACAACTCTAAACTCCTGACCCGGTGccctttgacctttgatcttACCTCGTAATATAGATTGATATATATGTTCAAGGGAAGAATGCAATACTTTTGATAAACTGATATTCATAAATAATGCTTTGAATGGCAGTAAATTGTATTTGCATCACATGGAACAACGGAAGAAACGGCAaagagggcgccctcacaagGACGTTTTTTCTTTCTGATTAAGTAGGTCACAACATTGTCAATTTGACATCAATTGTCTATTTTCGCATTGTATACACAATCGTATCGGTTCAAGTTACGGATACCCTTAGGTAAAATAACCTGTCAACACACTGTCCTACTTGTGACGTCACGTCCCTACGTTACAAGACTTCCACGGCTGAAGTATTTATTGGCTGATATCGACTCACTATCAGTGTTTTAAATTGTACATCAAATGACACCGATTACGAATAgttatttattgaaaatgacGTCACCAAGTTATACTTCCGGGTTTCATGTTCGTTTTTCATATCTCTCTGGTCTACATTTTGGGTTGTGACGTCATAGCACGAGTACCCTTCAATACGTATAGGTCGGAATTTGAGGAACCAACTTGAAGTTGAATCAACACCGTTGCCATGGCGCAACAGGCGGCACCTGTGCGAGTCGTCTCGCATTTAAAGGTTGGTGTATACTAGTAGTTTATACCTGCTTCGTACTAACTAGTACGTGCAAATAtatgtgtaaatatattgtacaaaatGGTGTTGAATTTGACGAGATCTGTTTGGCTTGCACTGCCGTAGTTACATTTTAATAACAATATATGCTTAGGTATCAAATTCAATACTAAAATTGGGATATCTATGTACAGGGACATCCCAACCTTCGACCTCGGCTTAAAATAGAGCTCACTGCCCGCTGTTTCgtcaatggtacatgtatgcactTGTTTTTTTCCTACGCACTCTGTGTATTTAGCAGTGCTTCGTTATATAACGTGTTCGTCCTGATTGAAAACGGGCGATTATCGCGAAGGCTTGGCCTTGGTTCGTGTTCGGGCACGTCTATACACAGTCACTTGTaggctaatattctattccaggatgagcataatacaaaatagtgacgttattaggtattttgatacgaatattcaaaaaaaaaataccgtcACCGGTGTTTACTTTTCTAatgcaattttaaaaaaaatattgaatacctactgacgtcattattttgtatatgatCATCCTATAGAATAGTATATGATTATCCTAgaaaagacacacacacacacacacgcacgcacacacacacacacacacacacacacacacacacacacacacatgtataattATTGTTCCTTCAAACTAAAGAGTTTCATGCAGTGAACCttgaatatcatcaagtcaaTCACCACAAAAGAAGGAGCCGTGGTATTAGTAGGCTAATTAGCGCCTCTTTGCATATGTTTCACTTACACCATGGGCGCGTTGTTGCCCCTGACACTCGCTCACGCGTCTCCCTGTATATCCTTTACTTACACTCGCATCCAGATTCACCCCAGGCCCCAGTTGTCGGTTGTCAGGGGTATTATCTCAAACATGAGTCACTTTTGTCATTTCAGATTCAAGATGTAGGTGTCAGTGCTGATAACATCGGTCTTAATACGCTAACCATGGACTCTGATAAATTCATCTGTGTCCGAGAAAAAGTTGGACAGAAAGCCCAGGTGTCAGTCATCAATGTATATGATCCACAGAACGTCTTAAGACGATCAATCTCTGCCGACTCTGCTATTATGAACCCGACGAGTACAATTATTGCATTACGaggtaaggtcaaaggtcaaaggagACCGGGTCAGGATTTTGGAGTTGATGTAAATTGATATGATTGCATTTTAACATTAAGGGTAATCAACGTAATTAATGTACATTAGGTGGTAGTAGTTCTTAACTATTCGAAACCCTGCTGTGTTGGCCAAATATACAACCCGTTTCAGTTTAGTGTTTACTGACTgtctttgatacaaccacgctgAAATCAATAAGACACTGCACACTCTTGCACTTTATGTCTTTTTGGTGGCATATATTAGATTTCAAGGttgaatgaatacagcttcTTGTAATATTGTGtcttaaatgaaatgaattaacaTGCCACCACGTAGACACCAAAATATAGCCATCAAAGCATTGGCGCCAGCACGTCTGTGTTTAGTTGCAGTTCCGGCGTTTACATGgtttaatttcatttagacaaaatgtagtaagACATTGCAAACGTTCTATCTTACATGCAGCTTGGTTGTATCAAACGGGGCTAGTGAACACTAACGTCAAAGGGGCTGTATTAGCCTGGAgccttggctatctgactcgaCTACAGGCATATACATGGCAACAGACAGTTTCAAGCCGGATAGCCAAGTCTCCAATGTGTCATCATTTGCgtgcaaatattgaaaaaaaataatgatttgcTCAGAATTGATATCTAGCGTATTTCATTTTGGTGTGAAAGAATATTATCCTTATTAAAAATCTTGTAATAATAAATCTTAAACTTTATCATAtttgtgaatgtttttttttttggatcAGCGGGAAAAATACTTCAAATTTTCAATCTTGAAACAAACACTAAAATTAAAGCATGCAGTATGGACGACGTAGCATACTGGACATGGATATCAGACAGTACCATCGCCATAGTAACAAATCAGTCAGTCTATCATTGGACAATTGAAGGAACTTCACAGCCAATCAAATTGTTCGACAGAGACGCTAGTCTTAACAACCATGTGGTGATAAAATACGAAACAGACCGGGCTCACAATTGGACAGTTATGACTGGAATAACAAGACAGGTACGTTTGATACAAAttgatgtttaaaaaaaataaaactagaAAATAACCCGTGCTTTATGAGATTCAACACTTAAGATCTACTGTGATTTCTGTTATCTATTCTCCACGTGACCAGTATTCAACCAATGACAACACTGGATCTATTGTGATTTCTGTTATCAATTCTCCACATGATTAGACCAATGACAACACTGGATCTAATGTGATTTCTGTTATCAATTCTCCACATGATCAGTATTAGACCAATGACAACACTGGATCTAatgtgatatctgttatcagtTCTCCACGTGACCAGTATTCAACCAATGACAACACTGGATCTAATGTGATTTCTGGTATCAATTCCCCATGTGATCAGTATTAGACCAATGACAAAACTGGATCTATTGTGATTTCTGTTATCAACCGATACTCCAGATAATACAGTTCATGTAACCTATTCATCTAATATTTCTTCCTGTAGAATAATCGTATAGTTGGGAGAATGCAGTTGTATAGTGTCACACATAAAATGAGTTATCCAATGGAAGGCCATGCTTCTGTCTTTGCTGAGTTTCACATGAGTGGTAATCATGAACCCTCACTACTATTGTGTCATGCAGTTCGAGATGCCGAAGGCTGTAAGGTATTATAATTGTGTATGAATTtatagctgtctgtctgtctgcctgtctgtctgtctgtctgtctgtctgtctgtctgtctgtctgtctgtctgtctgtctgtctgtctgtctgtctgtctgtctgtctgtctgtctgtgtctgtctctctgtctgtctgtctctgtctctctctctctttctctctctctttctctctctctctctctctctttctctctctctctctctctttctctctctctctctctttctctctctctctctctctctctttctctctctctctctccctctctctctctctctctctctctctctctctctctctctctctctctctctctctctctctctcatattgtTAAACCTTTCTCTTAATAGAAAGTAAGAGAGGTGTCCTTTACGGAATACTATGATCAGAATTATAATTTCAATTCTTTCTGTAGCTACACATCAGAGAGTTAGGGAGTCCACCAAAAGGAAACAAACCTTACCAACCAAGAGAAGTAGACATTCTATTTCCATCAGAAGAACATAGTGATATCCCCGTTGCTATGGAGGTGAGTACAAGACACCCTAGGTCTCTACTGATAAGCTGTCGCGTGAAAGAAAACTCATATAGCAGGTCTAGGTTTTCAACTCTTCACTTGAGACCTTAATACTacgttgcccctgacaaccgatCAACGTGACATGGTTTGAGTGTGAATGCaggtgtatatgtgaaaataagagatgATGATTTAGTTGTAAAATGAATATCATCATGTCAGTGAATTGAACTTTTTCCTTCAAAGTGAACAAACATGTACGGTACAATCGATgaattcctaaaaaaaaaaataagggcAAGTAATTCTAGTGATGGCCAGCGAAAGCTAGATACATCACAGACCACTGTATATAGAGCCGTACTAGAATATACACATAGCTTCACAGCGATATCTCGGACAAGtcgtttcaatttcaaatgtcagTTCCAGGTATGACATCataaaaactatatatttacGTCACTGCTTTCATTTGACAGGCCAGTTCTAggtatgacatcatcatcatactAACAATCAATGGTTACATTCACGTACATGATTTGGAGACTGgtgtatctatctatacatGTCGTATCAGCACTGACAAGATCATTGCTAGTGCCCTCTATCAACCAACTTCTGGTATAATCTTTGTCAATAGAAGTGGACAGGTAAGGGCTATCCCTACTTTTACTGTATTTTGGTGTATTCCTAAACCAAGGTGGGTAGTATCATCCACCTTGGTTTGggaatattcattcattcattcatccatccatccatccatccatccatctatccatccatccatccatgcatccattcattcattcattcattcattcattcattcattcattcattcattcattcattcattcattcattcattcattcattcattcattcattcattcattcattcatcaatgtATATCGATATTATTGTTTGACTAACATTTAATACGTTAACCTTACAGGTTGTATCAGTGAGTGTACACGAAGAAGACTTCATTCCGTACATAAAGAATGTTCTTCGTAATCCATTCCTGGCCCGTCACATCTCTTCTCGCAATAACCTATCCGGAGCTGAAGATTTATTTTACACGAGATTTAACGAACTCTTTAACCATGGCAACTACGGAGAGGCGGCTAAAGTAGCTGCGTGCGCACCAAAGGTACGACATTTGTTCTGATATCTAGTgttaacatatatattttgtacatgtctgtatttcGGGTTATATAATTGTATCATACACGTACAATAtcacagtgcagtgcagtgtggTAAAGTATAGTCCAGTCCAGTCCAGTAtaacatagactgtaagatacgttgtttCGTTCCACCCTCACCGTGAGGGGTTGAACGATGTGTGAGGGGCCCCCGTCACGGTGTACCATACAGGCGAAGTGCAGCACAGCTAAGCACATCAAAACATAGCTGAGCCGAGCCGAGCCGAGCCGAGCCGAGCACATCACATcatagcacagcacagcacagcacagcacatcacagCATAGCACATTACAATACAGTaaagcacaacacaacacagcgcagcgcagcacagtacagtacagtacagtacagtacagtacagtacagtacagtacagtgcagtacagtacagtacagtgcagtacagtacagtacagtaaagtacagtacaatacagcacagtacagtacatcacGGTGCAGTGCAGCACGGTACAGTAAAGTACTGCACAGCACAGCTCAGTATAGCACAGCAtaatacagcacagcacagttcGGAACAgagcacatcacatcacatcatatcacagcACAACAAAGGACAgcgcaatacaatacaacacagtatagtatagtgtagtgaaCATAACACAATTTCTCTCTGTTTTAATCATTCACTTCTTGTAGATGATGCTGCGTACAGCACAGACGATTCAACGATTTAAGGATAAATCCGATGAACCTGGACAAAAGTCAGcaattgtacaatattttgatGCCTTACTGGACCACGGACAACTCAATCAACTTGAAGCAATAGAACTTTGTAGTACTGTTATACAGGAGGGAAGACCACAATTAATTGAAAAATGGGTTCGAGACGACAAGGTATACATTCTATGAAAGTTTGCTATTTTGAGCCAATAGATGGCAGTAGTGATGCGGGCGTTAGAAATTCGTATATTATTGCGTCAAAATTAACTTATACATGCCTCTCGTTCTACAATATTTTACAAGATTAATTTCATACAATGCACAGTCCAAAACCTTTAATtactcaaaaaaataaaaaaattaaaacaataatgTGATGTTAAATGAAggacccaaagtttatgaaaataactcTATTTACTGGCGTTGTTACCCTTTGAGTTGATGGGAGTACTCAAATCTCACTGGACGTTTTACTGGATTCTGACCGACTTTCACCCTTCTttctctcccctccccccctttttttttagcTCGAATGCAGTGAAGAACTGAGTGAGATGATAAAACCGATCGACATGAATTTATCCATGATAGTATATGAGAGAGCTATTGTCAATGCTCAAGCAGAGGTAACATTATTTCTCTATTTGTTCTATAGTGATGTAGTCTAGAGTTTTTAAAGCTACACTACCTGTAGCTGGAGTATTATTGTTTTCAACCAAATAACCAACAATTTGTTCATTGaaagttgttaaaataccaaaaaaaaataattagacattgtacatgttgaattagaggtctattttatccataagtattACAGTATTGAATATGTTGAAATCCTGATCGCTGATTTAAGGGTGCGGACCCAACAAATCAATTTTAAAGGAATTATCGTACCATATTATgacgtgtacagctacacaaatatgtttacacaCAGGTTATTTAATACGGTTTCTggttgtatgatattatgattaaaTCATCATgcctaacaaaacagtttaaaaaaCAATCCATTTGAGTGAGGAAGACGATTTCAATGTTAACCTTTTAAAAGTGACATTAGTTATTGCTAACATATGTCATAACTGTAGCCCTACTACATAGAACCCATTATAAAGACATGGTATAGAGATTTGTTAGTCTCAATGTTTGGTAGTAAATACAATAAGGCTGTAACACATGTTTACTTTTAACTTTACGCAATAGCTCACATTcgcaaacaaatttccagttctcCTGGTACTTCATATACACATAAAGAAACTATataactgttcttatcaaaccatggtatgtaatacaagtctctgatgttccaacatgctgggccaagtgttattaatccaattcatttgctTACTTTCCAAATCTGTAACAAGTTCCCCTTGTCAACGATTGGTTGCCAGTGGTTGTCGAAGAAACCCCAGATATAGAATAAAAGAAGGTTTCATGGTTAAATCAATTTGTTTTTCTCGTGTTTCATTTGTTCTCACAGCCACAACGGGTCAACTCACAAGTCTATCATCAACAGGCCAACCAACAAACACACCAACAGGTACTACCACGGGCCAACCAACAAACACACTTACagtacaacaaacaaacatacggACAGGCAAACCAACAAACACACTCACGAGTACACCCACAGGCCAACCAATATGCAATGGTATCCCCCAAAAAGACGAGGGCACTGTATGATTTCCAAGGGACCAGCTCTAGAGACTTAGTATTCAAACAAGGGGAAATTATTAGTGATATTGAAGAAGGTAGGtagttattttcattattatcattatatgtgTTTGGTGTAATAAACTATTTTGattatatttttgtcttgtttcgtattgtattgtattgtattgtattgtattgtattgtattgtattgtattgtattgtattgtattgtattgtattgtattgtattgtattgtattgtattgtcttgtattgtattgtattgtattgtctttCAAGTGTACTATCATAATTACCCATGTTTCGGTGTTTAGTTTGTTGTGTATTTAAGATGTTGGAGCCTGTAAATGGAACTCTTCCCGTAGGTTAtccttatacatacatacatacataatacataatacataatacatacatacatacatacatacatatacatacatacatacatacttacacacatacacacacatactcaagCAGGAAACATTATCTAAAACTCTCATAACTGTGTTTTGCAATGGAATCATTCAAACAGTAGACGACAAAAtatttggtacatgtagtacGTAGTTCTAATGAAACAATGGTAAATACACTTGGCAATGATGTAGCATGTAAGAGAAATGTGTTTTAATGCGATATATCAAACGAGTActaattagttttttatatacatattctTTTAGTTGATGCTAATTGGTACAGAGGCACACTACGCGGTAGAACAGGAATCTTTCCAAAAAACTTCGTAGAAGAAGTGAGAGATAGAGCACCACCCCCACTGCCATCGTCACCACCCTCAGCACAACCCTCGCCACATAGGTCGTCACAACCCACGGGCTTTGGTGGATCAATGCATAGAAATGATAGTACGGGATCGAATACCGCCAGTTCTAGACAATCATCTGTACACAGTAACACCGGTACACCATTTGAACAACTCATGAACGAATACAAAATGCGAACCAACAGTAAAAAGAGTTCAGGTGATGGTGGCACAGATTAAAGTTTTGATATTCTTTAAAGACGATTATGACGATGGATATGGCTTTgttatcaccatggaaacagtcTCGTCATCACCTTGGAAACCTCCATGTTATCACTATTGATAAAGCCATGTTATCAACATAGATACAGCCACGTTATTACACTGATACGAACATGTTTCAATCACCATGTATATAGGCATATTATCACTATGGATATGTGTTATCACCATAAAATCACCCACgttatcaccatggaaacagccATGTTATCACCGCAAATATAGCCCATGTTAACATCATGGATACATCTAAGTTATCATCATGGAAATCTCATTTGTATCACCATGAAAATATCTATGTTATCACGGTGGAAATATTGATGTTATCACGATGGATACATCCTTGTTATCACCATATAGACTTCTTTTTATCACCATGGCAAACTCCATCATGGTACATCTATGTTATCACATAGATACAGCCATGTTATCACTTGGATACGTTATGTTATCAACATGAAAACCTCCACGTTGTTAACAATAGTTTCGGTATCATAAACATGACGTATGTTATCGGATTTCATAAATAGAAGTGCTATGGAAATTTTTTCAGTCAGATACGATGCAACAAAGCACACGTGTGTATGcacgtacgtgcgtacgtacgtgtgtcacACTGCCTTAtcatatgcatgtgtatgtatgtttgtgttagTGCTTGTGCGCGTGGGTACAGGTGCGGCATATTGCAGTCACGCATAGTtactttaattttaattaattgGTTGATCTTCTGATAAAAGACTGATTTTATATGAGAATGTATCTTAAGTGTTTGAATTAATCTATACTTTGATTTGTTTATGACgcaaaaatgtgtgtgtgtgtgtgtgtgtgtgtgtgtgtgtgtgtttgtctgtttgtttgtttgtctgtctttacaatcaatcaatatgtCTTTCTATCTTTtttctggctggctggctgactgtctgtctgtctgtctgtctgtctgtctgtctgtctgtcggtacCACAAACCGCAAGACATGAACGAGAAAGGGAATGTCCGTATATCCACACCACAAACTAAGTAGACATTTCATTTTTGCACCACgtgttttataaataattaaaaaaattaaaaaagggATTAATCattgttgatatattttcaagCTCCCAGTACTATATTGGCTATCGCCATTTTCGTTAATATTGGACCTCATAAAAAACCCCTACGGTTACTGCAATCTGTTCAATCCTTCTAATTAGGTGGAATTCAACCCGATATATCATGTCTGCTCGACATATCATATAAAGGTCGGATGACCTGATTGGTAGCTAGCTGGTATTTATAAACTGCAATATTTGACCAGCATCATACTGTGAGAAGCAGACGAACCTTTCTCATTTCAACTATGCCATTGAAAAGGTTGTGTGTCCTCTACACCAAGTTAAAACTTGAGCATGTACAATAAATGTTTGACTGTTGTTTATCAGTGTCTATCAAAAACATGGTTTCGACATTTGTAGTTAAAGCACCATAGAGAATAAAGGATTAGGTGATACACCATAAAGACCTGGAGAACTTAATTCATGGTGATGAaacgtatacagatagaaagacaggtTCATAATCTGCACATATCATGGATTCGATCCTTGCAGCAATTTGTGTCTGTTTGCTTTAAGCAATTATGCAGATTTTGAACCATGTGTTATGTTTATGCtgcagtcaacccagctgtacaaATTTGACAGAGACgcaggcacacagacagacacggacagacacggacacagacagacacacagacaatcggacagacagacagacagacagacacacattgaGATTATATGTTATATTGTTAACTGGGTTAACTGAGTgatcatacattttttgtaatttttttcttcaaattattgAAGAGAAATACTCTTTACGCAGATAATTTAACATGAATTCAAGTTAATCTAGTATTGTAAACTAATTACAATCTAACGTCTTCCAAATCAGCATGTTATTTAGTCATTCTAAAAATCTGCTTCTATTATCATTGAATTCAAAATCAGGAATAGTGTCCGAATTTTAACTTAGATATTTTGCAACATACATGATATGATTCCACTAAATGGACATGTttccatttgtttattttcaatgtttcatGCTAGAAGGAAAAACAGCCTTGGGCCCTTGCACGCTAGATCTAAAAATATAAGAATCTATGGTAAACAATGCAATCAACATTAATTCATACGCCATATACAGTAATtctatactaatatataataacatcTCTAACGCACACTAGCTGATGACGCGTCCTGCCCAGTTGGTGACTCGCCCTGCCCAGTTGGTGGTTGAACCGTCACTGCATATAGAGATATATTACATTCTTCGTAACATAGTGCATGCAATGGAAACATAAACATCACTGCTAGTCTGACCTGTCTGTCCTATAATAGCAAACCAATACCTATAAATAGTTAAACTGGTTACTACTTGACATTTCTACTGAGTTACACTtcaattattttatcaatacaACCTGACATGTATATTGATGACCTTGTTCCTTCTTGCAAATTATTCTGTTTGTCAGTTCAGACGAACACATGTTTTGTTCAGCCTTCATCTTTATTTTACATTCGAACTCCAAAAACTTCAACGTGTGCATTTCAATCACAGAATTCCAAGTTTAACTAATAAACCCCTTCACGGAGTGGATTCACAAGAACAAAACTTGATCGGCTGGATTTCAGAATTAAATGCGTTTACAAATAATTGTACCTTTATATTTTATGTCTTTAAATTAAAACTGTTGTAGTTGTGGAAGTATACGTAGTTGTTGCATATTATTTTCAGCAAtttttgttgctatggtgacaaAAACATGTGGCCATGGCAATACCTTGACATAGTATTCTCAGAACATCAGACTGTTGAACAAGTCCACAGGTGTGGACAAAAGATTCACGAGTTTTTGCTTTCACTAAAATAAACATCAACTGCGTGCAGCGTTTCAAAAGTTATTACTGATCATACATACGATGAAGGTGGTTCATTGGAGAGCTTAGTTTAAAATTGGTGTCGAAGTTGTTTGAGGAAAGTCTTATTTTTTGCGCGAATAGAAAATAGAATTTGAATATTCAGAATGGTGTAGATGGAGTTTGTTGGTAACTATAGGAGATACACATTGAATGATGaagaatgaaaataaagacaccgTGTTGGTTGATATGTCAACCAGTGTAACAGTTAGATTAAGGCATTTTTACATTCTCTATGTAACCATTGTGatgcaaaacaacaacaacaacaacaacaacaacaacaacaacaacaacaacaacaacagtgaaGTCCTGCCAGAGGGCGatctttttatttcaagttAGGTGGAGTCATACCATTTACTGACGAAATGATGGCAATTGAGGAAATTGAGTCAGGTCTTGAATTGAATTCTCCCGTCTTCCTTATTTCTTCTTCGGAATTGTACTTTCAAACTAAAAAACGAGAATGCCATCTGTACTATCCATCCTTAGAAGACAACATGTGAGTAGAACATTTGACTGAAGTTCGTTGTACTCACTTTGCATTTATACGTCTTTGCTCCAAGATAACGACGTATGCCTCCTTTCATCAGCTATTTTGTTCAAAACGATGGAAAATCCTCAAAATGTCCCTCGAAACGCAGGTGTGGTTTCCCTAGAAACAATTATTCCTATACTGCTGCGTCTGTCTTAACAGTGAATAGCGAAATATTACTTTTTGATTGAAGGCGTCTTCATATAGATTTGCCTAAACTGTGAATCCCCAGTTGGTA
The Glandiceps talaboti chromosome 23, keGlaTala1.1, whole genome shotgun sequence genome window above contains:
- the LOC144453156 gene encoding clathrin heavy chain 1-like — translated: MAQQAAPVRVVSHLKIQDVGVSADNIGLNTLTMDSDKFICVREKVGQKAQVSVINVYDPQNVLRRSISADSAIMNPTSTIIALRAGKILQIFNLETNTKIKACSMDDVAYWTWISDSTIAIVTNQSVYHWTIEGTSQPIKLFDRDASLNNHVVIKYETDRAHNWTVMTGITRQNNRIVGRMQLYSVTHKMSYPMEGHASVFAEFHMSGNHEPSLLLCHAVRDAEGCKLHIRELGSPPKGNKPYQPREVDILFPSEEHSDIPVAMEASSRYDIIIILTINGYIHVHDLETGVSIYTCRISTDKIIASALYQPTSGIIFVNRSGQVVSVSVHEEDFIPYIKNVLRNPFLARHISSRNNLSGAEDLFYTRFNELFNHGNYGEAAKVAACAPKMMLRTAQTIQRFKDKSDEPGQKSAIVQYFDALLDHGQLNQLEAIELCSTVIQEGRPQLIEKWVRDDKLECSEELSEMIKPIDMNLSMIVYERAIVNAQAEPQRVNSQVYHQQANQQTHQQVLPRANQQTHLQYNKQTYGQANQQTHSRVHPQANQYAMVSPKKTRALYDFQGTSSRDLVFKQGEIISDIEEVDANWYRGTLRGRTGIFPKNFVEEVRDRAPPPLPSSPPSAQPSPHRSSQPTGFGGSMHRNDSTGSNTASSRQSSVHSNTGTPFEQLMNEYKMRTNSKKSSGDGGTD